The proteins below are encoded in one region of bacterium:
- a CDS encoding ParB/RepB/Spo0J family partition protein: MQIENIALVHIDLSSAGWDEFIFTYPFAPGPVKESIAAIGLQQPVVVTPLKKRFRLIIGVRRVLACRELGWQEIPAIVQPPQSREQLLWLSLHEKAGSRPLNALEKSRVLQRFAELWQGDVERLQNEICPLLGLPATAAAVESHLFLKEFPAAQQEDIAAGRLTPQHADLLRPLPPEDRRAAAEHLFGTQRIPLREAREIIENAAGLAARHGTRVLEVFERPEVREIFLRDDWSPRQRTHELRTLLHRERFPQLSSREERFEDLAKLLAGGHRLDIKPPRYFAGDDLTVSFRARAPEEVASVLQTLNEAERKGLWQKLFALLQAEGQPAEEDF, translated from the coding sequence ATGCAAATAGAAAATATTGCCCTCGTCCACATCGATCTCAGCTCCGCAGGCTGGGATGAGTTCATTTTCACCTACCCGTTTGCGCCCGGCCCGGTGAAGGAGTCGATCGCCGCGATCGGTTTGCAGCAGCCGGTGGTGGTGACGCCGCTCAAGAAGAGATTCCGGCTCATTATCGGCGTGCGCCGCGTGCTCGCCTGCCGGGAATTGGGCTGGCAGGAGATTCCGGCCATCGTGCAGCCGCCCCAGAGCCGCGAGCAACTTCTGTGGCTGAGCCTGCACGAGAAGGCCGGTAGCCGGCCGCTCAACGCGCTGGAGAAATCGCGGGTGTTGCAGCGCTTCGCCGAGTTGTGGCAGGGCGACGTCGAGCGCCTGCAAAACGAGATTTGCCCATTGCTCGGCCTGCCCGCCACCGCCGCCGCGGTCGAGAGCCATCTTTTCCTCAAGGAATTTCCCGCCGCGCAGCAGGAGGACATTGCCGCCGGCCGCCTCACGCCGCAACACGCGGATTTGCTGCGGCCCCTGCCGCCCGAAGATCGCCGAGCGGCGGCGGAGCATCTGTTCGGCACGCAGAGAATTCCGCTGCGGGAGGCGCGGGAGATCATCGAAAACGCCGCCGGCCTGGCCGCGCGCCACGGGACGCGCGTGCTCGAGGTGTTTGAGCGGCCCGAAGTCAGGGAGATTTTCCTGCGCGATGATTGGTCACCGCGCCAGCGCACGCACGAGTTGCGCACGCTGCTCCACCGTGAGCGTTTCCCCCAGCTCAGCAGCCGGGAGGAACGCTTCGAGGATCTGGCGAAGCTGCTGGCAGGCGGCCACCGGCTGGACATCAAGCCGCCGCGATATTTCGCAGGCGATGATCTCACCGTCTCCTTTCGCGCCCGCGCGCCCGAGGAAGTTGCCTCCGTACTCCAGACGCTCAACGAAGCCGAACGCAAAGGCCTTTGGCAGAAATTGTTCGCGCTGTTGCAGGCCGAGGGCCAGCCGGCGGAAGAGGATTTCTGA
- a CDS encoding carbon-nitrogen hydrolase family protein, producing the protein MKICAAQLRPVQGDIPANIAKHKRLIDLALSHGADTIVFPELSLTGYEPERAKELAIAPDDRRFDDFQRIADSSHATLAIGIPTRSEGICISLLIFQPHQPRRIYSKQYLHPDEDEFFVSGENSFAVIGGEVKLAPAICYELSVPAHAESAGKNGAAVYLASVAKSAGGVENAVPRLAAIAARYAMTVVMANCIGASSGFASAGRSSVWNDRGVLLGQLDGTHEGILLFDTATEAVLAKTI; encoded by the coding sequence ATGAAAATCTGCGCGGCGCAACTCCGGCCGGTGCAAGGCGATATTCCGGCAAACATCGCGAAGCACAAAAGGTTGATCGATCTGGCGCTTTCCCATGGAGCGGACACGATCGTTTTCCCGGAACTCTCCCTAACGGGTTACGAGCCGGAACGGGCGAAGGAATTGGCAATCGCGCCGGACGACCGCCGTTTTGACGATTTTCAGCGGATTGCTGATTCCAGTCACGCGACCCTCGCAATCGGTATCCCGACCAGAAGCGAAGGCATTTGTATCAGCCTGCTTATTTTTCAACCGCACCAGCCCCGGCGAATCTATTCGAAGCAGTATTTGCACCCTGATGAAGATGAATTCTTTGTCAGCGGCGAGAATTCCTTTGCTGTGATCGGCGGCGAAGTCAAGCTGGCGCCGGCAATCTGCTACGAACTGTCCGTGCCCGCGCATGCGGAAAGTGCCGGCAAAAACGGGGCGGCGGTTTATTTGGCCAGCGTGGCAAAATCAGCCGGTGGCGTTGAGAACGCGGTGCCGCGCCTCGCCGCGATCGCAGCGCGATATGCGATGACGGTCGTGATGGCGAATTGCATCGGCGCGAGCAGCGGCTTTGCGAGCGCGGGCAGATCATCGGTTTGGAACGATCGTGGCGTTTTGCTCGGGCAATTGGACGGCACCCATGAGGGTATCTTGCTCTTTGACACCGCGACCGAAGCAGTTTTGGCAAAGACGATTTAG
- a CDS encoding paraslipin codes for MSLQTIIILGLILFALTTLARTAIVVPQKTVFIVERLGKYSGTLEAGFHILMPFVDRVAYKHSLKEMVIDVPPQTCITKDNIQVEVDGVLYMQVIDPVKAAYGVSDYRFASIQLAQTTMRSEIGKIELDRTFEEREKINHEIVNAVDKASDPWGIKVTRYEVKNIVPPASIRDAMEKQMRAEREKRALIAESEGDKQAKINRAEGDKQEAIAKSEGEKMKRINEAEGRAQEIERVAMATAKGIREIATAINEKGGLDAVNLRIAEQYLGEFGKLAQKNNAMIIPSNLSDVAGIVAAAGKIFSTMKPVEAAEMRKA; via the coding sequence ATGTCGCTGCAAACCATCATCATTCTGGGATTGATTCTGTTTGCGCTGACCACGCTCGCGCGCACCGCGATCGTGGTACCGCAGAAGACCGTGTTCATCGTCGAGCGGCTGGGCAAATATTCCGGCACGCTCGAGGCGGGCTTTCATATTTTGATGCCGTTTGTGGACCGCGTGGCTTACAAGCATTCGCTCAAGGAAATGGTGATCGATGTGCCGCCGCAAACGTGTATTACCAAAGACAATATTCAGGTGGAAGTGGACGGCGTGCTTTACATGCAAGTCATCGATCCGGTAAAAGCTGCCTACGGCGTGAGCGACTACCGCTTTGCTTCGATTCAGCTCGCGCAAACCACGATGCGCAGCGAGATCGGCAAGATCGAGTTGGACCGCACTTTCGAAGAGCGGGAAAAGATCAACCATGAAATCGTCAACGCGGTGGACAAGGCCTCCGATCCCTGGGGCATCAAGGTCACGCGCTATGAAGTGAAGAACATCGTGCCGCCCGCCAGCATCCGCGACGCGATGGAAAAGCAGATGCGCGCCGAACGCGAGAAGCGTGCCTTGATCGCGGAATCGGAAGGCGACAAGCAGGCCAAGATCAACCGTGCCGAGGGCGACAAGCAGGAGGCCATCGCCAAGTCCGAGGGCGAAAAAATGAAGCGCATCAACGAGGCCGAGGGCCGCGCCCAGGAAATCGAGCGCGTGGCCATGGCGACCGCCAAGGGCATTCGTGAGATCGCGACGGCGATCAATGAAAAGGGCGGCCTGGACGCGGTGAATTTGCGCATTGCCGAGCAGTATCTCGGCGAGTTCGGCAAGCTGGCGCAGAAGAACAACGCGATGATCATCCCCTCCAACCTTTCCGACGTCGCCGGCATCGTGGCGGCGGCGGGCAAGATTTTCAGCACGATGAAGCCCGTCGAAGCCGCGGAAATGCGCAAGGCCTGA
- a CDS encoding SLC13 family permease: MTFEIAFVLALVVIAVVLFATERLPVDLVALLVMGTLLVSGIISPEQGIAGFSNTATVTVGAMFVLSAGLFKTGAVNHLGRVLSRLFKLNLWLALIVTMLLAGGLSAFINNTPVVAIFLPLLLGVARDLGVSPSKLLMPLSFASMFGGVCTLIGTSTNILVSAIAERHGQPAFGMFEFTPMGAIFFAAGILYMIFIGIRLIPDRRGKGDLMQTFGMGDYLIDVVLLPEAESVGKSVADSPLVKDLDLDILEVQREDRLIPLPTAATVLQANDVLRVRCEIEKIKQLQERKGIILKPEIKWRDEELESEEAMLVEAVIAPNSLLDGKTLRDIRFRNYFGGTVLALRHRGATVHEKMESTTLRAGDVLLVKIRRDHLIHLEEHEAFLVVSEVGLPTFRKSKALPAIAIVAGVVLAAAFNIIPIVSSAIAGAILMILVGCLDLEEAYKAIEWKVIFLLAGVLSLGAALEKTGAAQVVSSVMINAIGAWGPVAVVAAFYLLTSLLTETMSNNATAALLAPIAIITADSLGVDSRPFLMAVTFAASASFMTPVGYQTNTLIYGPGQYKFADFLKIGTPLNVLFWLLATVLIPQFWPF; the protein is encoded by the coding sequence ATGACCTTCGAAATCGCCTTCGTTCTCGCTCTCGTCGTCATCGCCGTCGTCCTTTTCGCCACCGAGAGGCTGCCGGTCGATCTGGTGGCACTGCTGGTGATGGGCACGCTGCTGGTGAGCGGCATCATTTCGCCGGAGCAGGGCATCGCCGGCTTCAGCAACACTGCCACCGTCACAGTCGGCGCCATGTTCGTGCTCAGCGCCGGCTTGTTCAAAACCGGCGCGGTAAATCATCTCGGCCGCGTCTTGAGCCGGCTCTTCAAACTCAATCTTTGGCTGGCGTTGATCGTGACCATGCTCCTCGCCGGTGGCTTGTCAGCCTTCATCAACAACACGCCGGTGGTTGCGATTTTCTTGCCGCTTCTGCTCGGTGTCGCGCGCGATCTCGGTGTCAGCCCTTCGAAACTGTTGATGCCGCTGTCGTTCGCCTCGATGTTCGGCGGTGTGTGCACGCTGATCGGCACCTCCACAAATATTTTGGTCAGCGCCATCGCCGAGCGCCACGGCCAGCCGGCTTTCGGCATGTTCGAGTTCACGCCGATGGGTGCAATCTTTTTCGCAGCCGGCATACTGTATATGATCTTTATCGGCATCCGCTTGATTCCCGACCGCCGCGGCAAGGGTGATCTCATGCAAACCTTTGGCATGGGCGATTATTTGATCGACGTGGTGCTGCTACCGGAGGCGGAATCGGTCGGCAAATCCGTGGCGGATTCGCCTTTGGTCAAAGATCTCGATCTTGATATTCTGGAAGTGCAGCGCGAGGACCGGCTGATTCCCCTTCCCACCGCGGCAACCGTGCTGCAGGCCAACGATGTGTTGCGCGTGCGCTGCGAAATCGAAAAGATAAAACAACTGCAGGAACGCAAGGGCATTATTCTGAAGCCGGAAATCAAATGGCGCGATGAGGAGCTGGAGTCGGAGGAAGCGATGTTGGTGGAAGCCGTGATCGCGCCCAATTCCTTGTTGGACGGCAAGACGTTGAGGGACATCCGCTTCCGCAATTATTTCGGCGGCACGGTGCTGGCCTTGCGCCATCGCGGCGCCACCGTGCATGAAAAGATGGAAAGCACCACCCTGCGCGCGGGCGACGTATTGTTAGTGAAGATTCGGCGCGATCATCTCATTCACCTCGAGGAGCATGAAGCCTTCCTGGTGGTTTCCGAGGTTGGTCTGCCCACGTTTCGCAAGAGCAAGGCTCTCCCTGCAATAGCGATCGTCGCGGGCGTTGTGCTCGCCGCCGCGTTCAACATTATACCGATTGTCAGCAGTGCCATTGCCGGCGCCATCTTGATGATTCTGGTCGGCTGTCTTGATTTGGAGGAAGCTTACAAAGCCATTGAATGGAAGGTGATCTTCCTGCTGGCCGGTGTGCTCTCGCTCGGCGCAGCGTTGGAGAAAACCGGCGCGGCGCAGGTGGTGTCTTCGGTCATGATCAATGCGATCGGCGCGTGGGGGCCGGTCGCCGTGGTGGCGGCGTTTTATCTGCTCACCTCGCTGTTGACGGAAACGATGTCGAACAACGCCACCGCCGCCCTGCTCGCGCCCATCGCCATCATCACCGCCGATTCGCTCGGCGTTGATTCCCGGCCGTTCCTGATGGCGGTGACCTTTGCCGCCTCGGCGAGTTTCATGACGCCGGTTGGTTACCAAACCAACACGCTGATTTACGGCCCGGGGCAATATAAATTTGCCGATTTCCTCAAGATTGGAACGCCGTTGAATGTTCTGTTTTGGCTGTTGGCGACTGTGCTGATTCCGCAATTTTGGCCATTCTAA
- a CDS encoding HAD-IC family P-type ATPase produces MKTNKPHRPRAQRGEASARSLAWHALAEEAVYHKLQASEQGLNPEQVEERLHEFGRNILPAKKPPTLLQVVLHQFTSPLIYILLIAGVVALAIGDVKDAGFIFAVILLNAVIGTVQEWRAEQSAHALQTLLKIKARVRRAEPQQTIPAEELVPGDVVLLESGDKVPADLRFVQVNNLTIDEAFLTGESLPVEKSLSLLREDTPVSDRKNMGYAGATVVTGRGLGLVVATGSHTEVGKIARSLTEKEGAKPPLVIRMERFARQVSLIVLVFAVLLGLLSVSRGVEFRDVFFLMIAMAVSAIPEGLPVAMTVALSLATGRMAKRQVIVRKLMAVESLGSCTTIASDKTGTLTVNQQTVKLIVFPEGTRVQISGQGYNDEGEASREDGGSIDEALQARLLGLTRAGVLCNEASLANENGTWKHSGDAMDVALLALGRKLNLNPDDERRQFPIAAEIPFESEKRYAATAYRNNGKIEVAVKGGVEAVLPFCTRMSTASGDQPLDEDGLLRQAQEMAEHGYRVLVIAGGSLADAVNAAQFDESQLADLTVLGLVGFIDPLRPEVRDAVAVSRQAGVKVIMITGDHPATALAIAKELQIAESVEQVISGQELEEIGGYDTPEFYERIKHVTVFARVTPQQKLHIVEGLVKVGEFVAVTGDGVNDAPALRRANIGVAMGSGTDIAKDTALMIVTDDNFASIVSGIEEGRFAYANVRKVTLLLISTGAAELILIGGATLMGLPAPLLAVQILWLNLVTNGIQDVALAFEAGEKGVMRLPPRRPSEGIFNRKMIEQVLTSGITMALVCLGAWIILLNRGWEEAIARNALLTLLVLMQFYHVLNCRSEYRSAFRIPLPNNTVLMFGMLAAFGIHVLAMHWPPLQALLRTSPLPLEQWLIFGAIAAVVMAVMEIYKRVKKMPLLAE; encoded by the coding sequence ATGAAAACCAACAAACCCCATCGTCCTCGCGCGCAACGCGGGGAAGCCTCTGCCCGCTCACTCGCTTGGCACGCCCTTGCGGAAGAAGCGGTATATCACAAGCTCCAAGCCAGCGAGCAAGGCCTCAACCCGGAGCAGGTGGAAGAGCGGCTGCATGAATTCGGCAGGAACATCCTGCCCGCCAAGAAACCGCCCACTTTGCTGCAAGTGGTGCTGCACCAGTTCACCAGCCCGTTGATCTACATTCTGCTGATCGCCGGCGTCGTGGCTCTGGCCATCGGTGACGTCAAAGACGCCGGTTTCATCTTCGCCGTCATTCTGCTCAACGCCGTCATCGGCACGGTGCAGGAGTGGCGCGCCGAGCAGAGCGCACACGCCCTGCAAACCCTGTTGAAGATCAAGGCACGCGTGCGCCGCGCCGAGCCCCAACAAACGATTCCAGCGGAAGAATTGGTTCCGGGCGACGTCGTTCTGCTCGAATCCGGCGACAAAGTTCCGGCAGATTTGCGCTTCGTGCAGGTCAACAACTTGACCATTGACGAAGCTTTTCTGACCGGCGAATCTCTTCCCGTGGAAAAAAGCCTGTCGCTGCTGCGCGAAGACACGCCGGTGAGCGACCGCAAAAACATGGGCTATGCCGGCGCCACCGTGGTCACCGGCCGCGGCCTCGGTCTCGTCGTCGCCACCGGTTCGCACACCGAGGTCGGAAAAATCGCGCGCTCCCTCACCGAAAAAGAAGGCGCCAAACCGCCGCTGGTCATTCGCATGGAGCGGTTCGCCCGCCAAGTCAGCCTGATCGTGCTGGTGTTCGCCGTTCTGCTGGGCCTGCTCTCAGTCTCGCGCGGCGTCGAATTTCGTGACGTTTTCTTTTTGATGATCGCCATGGCGGTCTCGGCCATTCCCGAAGGCCTGCCGGTGGCGATGACCGTGGCGCTCTCGCTCGCCACCGGCCGCATGGCCAAGCGGCAAGTGATCGTGCGCAAGCTCATGGCGGTGGAAAGTCTGGGCAGTTGCACCACCATTGCCAGCGACAAAACCGGCACCCTAACCGTGAACCAGCAAACCGTGAAATTGATCGTGTTCCCCGAGGGCACGCGCGTGCAGATCAGCGGCCAGGGTTACAACGACGAAGGCGAAGCCAGCCGCGAGGACGGCGGCTCAATTGACGAAGCCTTGCAGGCGCGCTTGCTCGGCCTGACAAGAGCTGGCGTGCTGTGCAACGAAGCCTCGCTCGCCAACGAAAACGGAACTTGGAAACACAGCGGCGATGCCATGGATGTCGCCCTGCTGGCGCTGGGGCGAAAACTGAATCTGAATCCGGACGACGAACGCCGGCAGTTCCCGATTGCCGCCGAGATCCCGTTTGAATCTGAAAAGCGCTACGCCGCCACCGCCTATCGCAACAACGGCAAAATTGAAGTCGCCGTGAAGGGCGGCGTCGAAGCGGTATTGCCTTTCTGCACTCGCATGTCAACCGCCTCCGGCGACCAGCCGCTCGATGAAGACGGCCTTTTGCGCCAGGCGCAGGAAATGGCCGAGCATGGCTATCGCGTGCTCGTCATCGCCGGCGGCTCGCTCGCCGATGCCGTCAATGCGGCGCAATTTGACGAGTCGCAGTTGGCCGATCTCACGGTGTTGGGATTGGTGGGATTCATCGATCCGCTGCGTCCGGAAGTGCGCGATGCTGTTGCCGTCTCCCGGCAAGCCGGCGTGAAAGTGATCATGATCACCGGCGATCATCCGGCCACGGCGCTGGCCATCGCCAAAGAATTGCAGATTGCCGAATCGGTCGAGCAAGTGATCAGCGGGCAAGAGTTGGAAGAAATCGGTGGATATGACACGCCGGAATTTTACGAGCGCATCAAGCACGTCACGGTCTTTGCGCGCGTCACCCCGCAGCAGAAGCTGCACATCGTGGAAGGCTTGGTGAAGGTGGGCGAATTTGTGGCGGTCACCGGCGACGGCGTCAACGACGCGCCCGCTTTGCGCCGCGCGAACATCGGCGTTGCCATGGGCTCCGGCACCGACATCGCCAAAGACACCGCGCTGATGATCGTGACTGATGACAACTTTGCCTCAATTGTATCCGGCATTGAAGAAGGGCGTTTCGCCTATGCCAACGTGCGCAAAGTCACGCTACTGCTGATTTCCACCGGCGCCGCGGAGCTGATCCTGATTGGCGGCGCGACGCTCATGGGATTGCCGGCGCCATTGCTGGCTGTGCAAATTCTCTGGCTGAACTTGGTGACCAACGGCATTCAAGACGTGGCTTTGGCATTCGAAGCCGGCGAGAAGGGCGTCATGAGACTGCCGCCGCGCCGGCCCAGCGAGGGCATCTTCAACCGCAAAATGATCGAGCAGGTGCTGACCAGCGGCATCACCATGGCTTTGGTCTGTTTGGGCGCGTGGATCATCCTGCTCAACCGCGGCTGGGAGGAAGCAATCGCCCGCAACGCGCTGCTCACGCTGCTGGTGCTCATGCAATTCTATCACGTGCTCAATTGCCGCTCGGAATACCGCTCCGCCTTCCGCATTCCATTGCCCAATAACACCGTCTTGATGTTCGGCATGCTTGCGGCCTTCGGCATTCACGTGCTGGCGATGCACTGGCCGCCGCTGCAAGCGCTGCTGCGCACCAGCCCCCTGCCCCTCGAGCAGTGGCTGATTTTTGGCGCCATTGCTGCGGTGGTTATGGCCGTCATGGAAATTTACAAGCGGGTGAAGAAAATGCCATTGTTGGCAGAATGA
- a CDS encoding methyltransferase domain-containing protein, whose product MSAFKSPTAYHSDLADIHDRGFGDFARTAAPALLEMLRRHGINDGLVVDLGCGSGLWAQALTAAGYEVLGIDISAAMIKRARQRAPQAKFKRASFFAIALPSCAAVTSLGECLNYRFDGRHHPAALARLFGRVHASLPRGGVFIFDFLEPGQWRNRKPAQRWASGRDWATLVRAEEDTAQRVLTRHITSFRRIGRFYRRREEIHRQRLYSPSEIAAMLRQAGFSVRWSRGYGEMRFLPGHCGCLARKR is encoded by the coding sequence ATGTCGGCTTTCAAATCACCCACAGCTTATCACAGCGATCTTGCCGATATTCACGACCGCGGCTTTGGCGATTTCGCCCGCACGGCTGCGCCGGCTTTATTGGAAATGTTGCGGCGGCACGGAATCAACGATGGCCTCGTCGTCGATCTCGGCTGCGGCAGCGGCCTCTGGGCGCAGGCGCTGACAGCCGCCGGCTATGAAGTTCTCGGGATCGACATTTCCGCGGCCATGATCAAACGCGCGCGGCAGCGCGCGCCGCAGGCGAAATTCAAGCGTGCCTCTTTCTTTGCCATCGCTTTGCCGTCCTGCGCCGCAGTCACCTCGCTGGGCGAGTGTCTGAATTATCGTTTCGACGGCCGTCATCATCCGGCGGCGCTGGCGCGCCTCTTTGGCCGGGTGCATGCCAGCCTGCCTCGCGGCGGCGTGTTCATTTTTGACTTTCTCGAACCCGGGCAATGGCGCAACCGCAAGCCGGCGCAGCGCTGGGCGAGCGGCCGGGATTGGGCCACCCTGGTGCGCGCCGAAGAGGATACGGCGCAACGCGTGCTGACGCGCCACATTACCAGCTTTCGGCGCATTGGCCGGTTCTATCGCCGCCGGGAAGAGATTCATCGCCAGCGCCTCTATTCGCCTTCCGAGATAGCGGCGATGCTGCGACAGGCCGGCTTTTCGGTTCGCTGGTCGCGCGGTTACGGTGAAATGCGATTTCTGCCCGGCCACTGCGGCTGCCTGGCGCGCAAACGCTGA
- a CDS encoding NfeD family protein yields MSMWTEPAELAWFIVGLVLALAEFIIPGLIVIFFAVGAWITALALMAGVIGSFNEQLLVFLISSILSLVLFRKQGQRYFEGKVSGRLLPGESLDDVQGQRAVALTAIKPNALGGKVEYNGTPWAAEAEVEIAPGAVVEIVSRNNLTLRVRPLS; encoded by the coding sequence ATGTCAATGTGGACCGAACCCGCGGAGTTGGCGTGGTTCATTGTCGGGCTGGTGCTGGCGCTGGCAGAGTTCATCATTCCGGGGTTGATCGTCATCTTCTTCGCCGTGGGGGCGTGGATTACGGCGCTGGCCTTGATGGCGGGTGTGATCGGGTCGTTCAACGAGCAGTTGCTGGTGTTTCTGATTTCTTCGATTCTGTCGCTGGTGCTGTTTCGCAAGCAGGGCCAGCGCTATTTTGAGGGCAAGGTCTCGGGGAGGCTGCTGCCCGGCGAATCACTGGATGACGTGCAGGGCCAACGGGCGGTGGCGCTCACCGCGATCAAACCGAACGCGCTGGGCGGCAAAGTGGAGTACAACGGCACGCCCTGGGCGGCGGAAGCAGAAGTCGAGATTGCGCCCGGCGCCGTGGTGGAAATTGTCAGCCGCAACAATCTCACGTTACGAGTCAGACCGCTTTCCTGA